The following proteins come from a genomic window of Rattus norvegicus strain BN/NHsdMcwi chromosome 8, GRCr8, whole genome shotgun sequence:
- the Gnai2 gene encoding guanine nucleotide-binding protein G(i) subunit alpha-2 isoform X2, with translation MAARLCLDTEPTVPVLISIPSVPGAGESGKSTIVKQMKIIHEDGYSEEECRQYRAVVYSNTIQSIMAIVKAMGNLQIDFADPQRADDARQLFALSCAAEEQGMLPEDLSGVIRRLWADHGVQACFGRSREYQLNDSAAYYLNDLERIAQSDYIPTQQDVLRTRVKTTGIVETHFTFKDLHFKMFDVGGQRSERKKWIHCFEGVTAIIFCVALSAYDLVLAEDEEMNRMHESMKLFDSICNNKWFTDTSIILFLNKKDLFEEKITQSPLTICFPEYTGANKYDEAASYIQSKFEDLNKRKDTKEIYTHFTCATDTKNVQFVFDAVTDVIIKNNLKDCGLF, from the exons ATGGCAGCTAGGCTGTGCCTGGATACGGAGCCCACTGTGCCCGTCCTGATATCTATCCCCTCTGTTCCAGGTGCTGGAGAATCAGGGAAGAGCACCATCGTCAAGCAGATGAA GATCATCCACGAGGATGGCTACTCAGAGGAGGAGTGCCGGCAGTACCGTGCGGTTGTCTACAGCAACACCATCCAGTCTATCATGGCCATCGTCAAAGCCATGGGCAACCTGCAGATCGACTTTGCTGACCCCCAGCGTGCG GATGATGCCAGGCAGCTGTTCGCACTGTCCTGTGCTGCCGAGGAGCAAGGCATGCTTCCGGAAGACCTGTCGGGCGTCATCCGGAGGCTCTGGGCTGACCATGGTGTGCAAGCCTGCTTTGGCCGCTCACGGGAATATCAACTCAATGACTCAGCCGCTTA CTACCTGAATGACCTGGAGCGCATAGCACAGAGTGACTATATCCCTACACAGCAGGATGTGCTGCGGACCCGTGTGAAGACCACAGGCATCGTCGAAACACACTTCACCTTCAAGGACTTACACTtcaa GATGTTTGATGTGGGTGGTCAGCGATCTGAGCGGAAGAAGTGGATCCACTGCTTTGAGGGTGTCACGGCCATCATCTTCTGTGTCGCCTTGAGCGCGTACGACTTGGTGCTGGCTGAGGATGAGGAGATG AATCGCATGCATGAGAGCATGAAGCTGTTTGATAGCATCTGCAATAATAAGTGGTTCACAGACACCTCCATCATCCTCTTCCTCAACAAGAAGGACCTGTTTGAAGAGAAGATCACACAGAGCCCCCTGACCATCTGTTTCCCTGAGTACACAG GGGCCAACAAGTATGACGAGGCAGCCAGCTACATCCAGAGCAAGTTTGAGGACCTGAATAAACGCAAAGACACCAAGGAGATCTACACGCACTTCACATGCGCCACCGACACCAAGAACgtgcagtttgtgtttgatgCCGTCACTGACGTCATCATCAAGAACAACCTGAAGGACTGTGGCCTCTTCTGA